One window of the Pseudomonas lurida genome contains the following:
- a CDS encoding amidohydrolase, whose translation MNADLILFNGQFHTVDRENPRATAVAIREGRFVAVGTDGEAMALRGSGTQVIDLKGRTVIPGLNDSHLHLIRGGLNYNLELRWEGVPSLADALRMLKDQADRTPTPQWVRVVGGWNEFQFAEKRMPTLEELNQAAPDTPVFVLHLYDRALLNRAALRVAGYTKDTPNPPGGEIVRDGNGNPTGMLVARPNAMILYSTLAKGPKLPLEYQVNSTRQFMRELNRLGLTSAIDAGGGFQNYPDDYAVIEQLAKDEQLTVRIAYNLFTQKPKEELSDFKNWTGSVTLHQGDDYLRHNGAGEMLVFSAADFEDFLEPRPDLPLTMEQELEPVVRHLVEQRWPFRLHATYDESISRMLDVFEKVNRDIPFNGLPWFFDHAETITPNNIERVRALGGGIAIQDRMAFQGEYFVERYGAKAAEATPPIKRMLAEGVPVGAGTDATRVSSYNPWTSLYWMVSGRTVGGLELHAEGLPRLTALELFTHGSAWFSSEQGKKGQIKVGQLADVAALSADFFSVDEEAIKWIESVMTVVGGKVVYGAGDFDEYAPPRVPVLPDWSPVVKVPGHWRPGSPLQAHAHQCSGPCGVHAHSHEKARLSSVPVSDFQGFWGAFGCSCFAF comes from the coding sequence ATGAACGCCGATCTGATTCTGTTCAATGGCCAATTCCACACCGTGGACCGTGAAAACCCGCGCGCCACTGCCGTTGCTATCCGCGAAGGGCGTTTTGTCGCCGTGGGCACCGACGGTGAAGCCATGGCCTTGCGAGGCAGCGGCACCCAGGTCATCGACCTCAAGGGCCGCACTGTGATCCCCGGCCTCAATGACTCGCACCTGCACCTGATCCGTGGTGGCCTGAACTACAACCTCGAACTGCGCTGGGAAGGCGTGCCGTCCCTCGCCGACGCCCTGCGCATGCTCAAGGACCAGGCCGACCGCACGCCAACCCCGCAGTGGGTGCGTGTGGTGGGGGGCTGGAACGAATTCCAGTTCGCCGAAAAACGCATGCCGACCCTGGAAGAGTTGAACCAGGCCGCGCCAGACACCCCGGTGTTCGTGCTGCACCTGTACGACCGCGCCTTGCTCAACCGCGCTGCGCTGCGCGTGGCCGGCTACACCAAGGACACGCCGAACCCGCCGGGTGGCGAGATCGTGCGTGACGGCAATGGCAACCCCACCGGCATGCTGGTGGCACGACCCAACGCGATGATCCTGTATTCGACCCTCGCCAAAGGCCCGAAACTGCCGTTGGAATACCAGGTCAACTCGACCCGTCAGTTCATGCGTGAGCTCAACCGCCTGGGGCTCACCAGCGCCATCGATGCCGGCGGTGGTTTCCAGAACTACCCCGATGACTACGCAGTGATCGAGCAACTGGCCAAGGATGAGCAACTGACGGTGCGCATCGCCTACAACCTGTTCACCCAAAAGCCCAAGGAAGAGCTCAGCGACTTCAAGAATTGGACCGGCAGCGTCACCTTGCACCAGGGCGATGATTACCTGCGCCACAACGGCGCCGGCGAGATGCTGGTGTTCTCGGCGGCCGACTTCGAGGATTTCCTTGAGCCACGTCCAGACCTGCCGCTGACCATGGAGCAGGAGCTGGAGCCGGTGGTGCGTCATCTGGTCGAGCAGCGCTGGCCTTTCCGCCTGCACGCCACCTATGACGAGTCCATTTCGCGCATGCTCGATGTGTTCGAGAAGGTCAACCGCGACATCCCGTTCAACGGCTTGCCGTGGTTCTTCGACCACGCCGAGACCATCACGCCGAACAATATCGAGCGTGTACGCGCCCTCGGTGGCGGTATTGCGATCCAGGACCGCATGGCGTTCCAGGGCGAGTACTTTGTCGAGCGTTACGGCGCCAAGGCCGCCGAAGCCACGCCGCCGATCAAGCGCATGCTCGCTGAAGGCGTGCCCGTCGGCGCGGGCACGGACGCCACGCGGGTGTCGAGTTATAACCCGTGGACCTCGCTGTACTGGATGGTCAGTGGCCGTACCGTGGGTGGCCTGGAGCTGCACGCCGAAGGCCTGCCACGCCTCACGGCGCTGGAACTGTTTACCCATGGCAGCGCCTGGTTCTCGTCCGAGCAGGGCAAGAAAGGCCAGATCAAGGTCGGGCAGTTGGCGGACGTGGCGGCACTGTCGGCGGACTTCTTCAGTGTCGATGAAGAAGCGATCAAGTGGATTGAGTCGGTAATGACCGTGGTCGGCGGCAAGGTGGTCTATGGCGCCGGCGATTTCGACGAGTACGCGCCGCCACGGGTTCCGGTGCTGCCGGACTGGTCGCCAGTGGTCAAGGTACCGGGGCACTGGCGCCCGGGTTCGCCGTTGCAGGCTCACGCGCACCAGTGCAGTGGCCCCTGCGGCGTGCACGCCCACAGCCATGAAAAAGCGCGTCTTTCCAGCGTGCCGGTCAGCGACTTCCAGGGTTTCTGGGGTGCGTTTGGCTGCTCGTGCTTTGCCTTCTAA
- a CDS encoding antibiotic biosynthesis monooxygenase, protein MDPAAKPGPDEVVTLVVKHLVKPGLEADYEAWLRRIVRIAGARPGHLGVDVVRVKQGKLALFTCVLRYRSTDDLETWLDSPERKALIAEATPMLADGDNTEIGAVNEFWFNPETPSAAKPPRWKQAVVTLFVILPLTLLVPIVWGPVLRLHPFLSNYVVATFLVTLTIVLLVVYLLMPAATRLFAPWLEASVKETL, encoded by the coding sequence ATGGACCCAGCAGCAAAACCAGGCCCCGACGAAGTCGTCACCCTGGTGGTCAAACACCTCGTCAAACCCGGCCTGGAGGCCGACTACGAGGCCTGGCTACGCCGCATCGTGCGTATCGCCGGCGCACGCCCTGGCCACCTCGGCGTCGATGTGGTGCGTGTCAAGCAGGGCAAACTGGCGCTGTTCACCTGTGTGTTGCGCTACCGCTCCACCGACGACCTGGAAACCTGGCTCGACTCCCCCGAGCGCAAAGCCCTGATCGCCGAAGCCACCCCCATGCTCGCCGACGGCGACAACACCGAAATCGGCGCGGTCAACGAATTCTGGTTCAACCCCGAAACCCCAAGCGCCGCCAAGCCGCCGCGCTGGAAGCAGGCGGTGGTCACCCTGTTTGTGATCCTGCCGCTGACGTTGCTGGTGCCTATCGTGTGGGGCCCGGTGCTGCGCCTGCACCCGTTTCTCTCCAACTACGTGGTCGCCACGTTCCTGGTGACCCTGACCATCGTGTTGCTGGTGGTCTACCTGCTGATGCCGGCGGCCACCCGCCTGTTCGCTCCCTGGCTTGAAGCCTCTGTAAAGGAAACCCTATGA
- a CDS encoding LysR family transcriptional regulator encodes MNRNDLRRVDMNLLVIFEALMFEKNLTRVAEKLFMGQPAVSAALGRLRDLFDDPLLLRNGRGMEPTPRALAILKELQPAMDTISGAVSRAKDFDPSTSCAVFRIGLSDDAEFGLFPPLLSQLREEAPGIIVVVRRANYLLMSSLLASGEITVGVSYTTELPANAKRKKLRDIPCKVLRGDTGSEPLTLDDYCERPHAMVSFSGDLSGNIDLDLARIGRSRRVVLAVPQFSGLRALLAGTQIIATVPDYAACALTEGTALRAEDPPFAIDAAELSMVWSGVHDNDPAERWLRARIGEHMARVV; translated from the coding sequence ATGAACCGCAACGACCTGCGCCGCGTCGACATGAACCTGCTGGTGATTTTCGAAGCGCTGATGTTCGAAAAGAACCTGACCCGGGTCGCCGAAAAGCTCTTCATGGGCCAACCGGCGGTCAGCGCGGCCCTGGGGCGATTGCGCGACTTGTTCGACGACCCATTACTGCTGCGCAACGGCCGGGGCATGGAGCCCACGCCACGCGCCTTGGCGATTCTCAAGGAGTTGCAACCGGCCATGGACACCATTTCCGGCGCGGTCAGCCGTGCCAAGGATTTCGACCCTTCCACCAGCTGTGCGGTGTTCCGTATCGGCCTCTCCGACGATGCCGAGTTCGGCTTGTTCCCGCCGTTGCTCAGCCAACTGCGTGAAGAAGCGCCGGGGATCATCGTGGTGGTGCGCCGGGCCAATTACCTGCTGATGTCGTCATTGCTGGCCAGTGGTGAAATCACCGTGGGCGTCAGCTACACCACGGAATTGCCAGCGAATGCCAAGCGCAAGAAGCTGCGGGATATTCCGTGCAAGGTGCTGCGTGGGGACACCGGTTCCGAACCCCTGACCCTGGATGACTACTGCGAGCGGCCGCATGCGATGGTGTCGTTTTCCGGGGATTTGAGCGGCAACATCGACCTGGACCTGGCGCGCATCGGCCGCTCGCGCAGGGTGGTATTGGCGGTGCCGCAGTTCAGCGGGCTAAGGGCGCTTCTGGCGGGGACGCAGATCATTGCGACGGTGCCGGATTATGCGGCGTGTGCCTTGACCGAGGGCACTGCTTTGCGTGCGGAGGATCCGCCGTTTGCGATTGATGCGGCGGAGTTGTCGATGGTGTGGAGCGGGGTGCATGACAATGACCCGGCGGAGCGGTGGTTGCGGGCGCGGATTGGGGAGCATATGGCTCGGGTGGTCTGA
- a CDS encoding helix-turn-helix domain-containing protein, with protein MARLEQYTPRLSATGGLCPRRERIAKQLILANLGESLAIADLAQACALSRSHFSRAFKCTTGLSPQEWIREQRIQRAKELITGSSLSLTQISLECGFCDQAHFCHMFTRSEGVNPMTWRNHQLRHKPQVIAA; from the coding sequence ATGGCCCGACTCGAGCAATATACCCCTCGCTTGTCCGCCACCGGTGGCTTGTGCCCCCGGCGCGAGCGTATCGCCAAGCAACTGATTCTGGCCAACCTCGGCGAAAGCCTGGCCATTGCCGACCTCGCCCAGGCGTGCGCTTTGTCGCGCAGTCATTTTTCCAGGGCGTTCAAGTGCACCACCGGTTTGTCGCCGCAGGAATGGATCCGCGAGCAGCGCATCCAGCGGGCCAAGGAATTGATCACCGGTTCGAGCCTGAGCCTGACCCAAATCAGCCTCGAATGCGGGTTTTGCGACCAGGCGCACTTCTGTCATATGTTCACTCGCAGCGAAGGCGTCAACCCAATGACCTGGCGAAATCACCAATTGCGCCACAAGCCCCAAGTGATTGCGGCCTAG
- a CDS encoding ATP-binding protein has product MSDLSDQAVQFGPYRIHPRQRLVLEAGRPLRLGRRAVDILLILLEQAGNVVSKQELIARVWPKSVVEDGNLRVHMAALRKALGDGQAGQRYIVTVAQRGYSFVAPLSIEPMTLPAEGAPQRPCHNLPLRRTRMIGRQALIDSLVQRLPEQRFITLTGTGGIGKTTVALRVAELLIGHYRDGIRLLDLAPLSTPSMILPNLAALLDLTHAGQEPLVAFARSLQDRQLLLVIDNCEHLLDDIALISETLLRHAPKLHILATSREALRAEGEYVQRLAPLACPPATGNRAQALGYPALQLLIERAMSHQDNFELSEAELPLAIDICQRLDGIPLAIELVAAQIEHVGLPGLLVQMEDNFRLLTRGRRSALPRHQTLRATLDWSFERLTACEQICLRRLAVFRGGFSLASAAAVIAGEQVAPTEVLGSITQLVAKSLLNVEAGDDEMVYRLLDITRTYALEQLSVANELDATRERHAGRCLALMEQARDDWELIATQAWIDRYAPLREDVRAALDWGLADAGEHLLAIRLTVSAMPLWQELSLLREHRLYVDKALALMGKARSPCPRLTMQLQLALGSLSYHAMGGAPQTIAAFASARRLAEERQDVAGQLRAVSGHMAVNLCAGLYRQALAQSVQFDRLDPRTDPQLDISAQRLRVLAQHYNGNQALARHNAEQVIQRMAHSGHLNRFAHGIGVQYDQSVASLTVLARILWLQGLPEQAWRTASQALTLAQQINHGTSICYTLALATVVIARYNGDVHTAQSLQALLLEHAHKHSVQLFQTWSGHYAGTLGHKDLQGLGLVQDILVTLGSHAVDDPCVERARTGEAGWCAPEILRVRADSMTDARAAETLLLEALGLAHQQGALAWELRCATSLARRWQAQGRVQAASDLLNSIYGRFTEGFATPDLVRVRRLLDELQDKRPA; this is encoded by the coding sequence ATGAGTGACCTCAGCGACCAGGCTGTGCAATTCGGCCCCTACCGCATCCACCCGCGTCAACGCCTGGTGCTGGAAGCTGGCCGCCCGCTGCGCCTGGGGCGACGCGCGGTGGATATCCTGCTGATCCTGCTGGAGCAGGCCGGCAATGTGGTGAGCAAGCAGGAATTGATCGCCCGTGTGTGGCCCAAGAGCGTGGTGGAAGACGGCAACCTGCGGGTGCACATGGCGGCGTTGCGCAAGGCCTTGGGCGATGGCCAGGCCGGGCAGCGCTATATCGTCACGGTGGCCCAGCGTGGCTACAGTTTTGTCGCACCACTGAGCATCGAGCCGATGACGCTACCCGCCGAGGGTGCCCCACAGCGCCCGTGCCACAATTTGCCCTTGCGCCGAACCCGCATGATCGGTCGCCAGGCCTTGATCGACAGCCTGGTGCAGCGACTGCCTGAACAACGTTTCATCACCCTGACCGGTACTGGTGGCATTGGCAAGACCACCGTCGCCTTGCGTGTCGCGGAGTTGCTGATCGGGCATTACCGCGACGGTATCCGCCTGCTTGACCTGGCGCCCCTCAGCACGCCATCGATGATCCTGCCCAACCTCGCCGCCCTCCTGGACCTCACCCACGCCGGGCAAGAACCCCTGGTCGCGTTTGCGCGCAGCCTGCAGGATCGCCAGTTGCTGCTGGTGATCGACAACTGTGAGCACCTGCTGGACGACATCGCCCTGATCAGCGAAACCCTGCTGCGCCACGCGCCCAAGTTGCACATCCTGGCGACCAGCCGCGAGGCATTGCGCGCCGAAGGCGAGTACGTGCAGCGCCTGGCCCCCCTGGCCTGCCCGCCTGCCACCGGCAATCGTGCCCAGGCACTGGGCTACCCGGCCCTGCAGTTGTTGATCGAGCGGGCCATGTCCCATCAGGACAACTTTGAGTTGAGCGAGGCCGAACTGCCGCTGGCGATTGATATCTGCCAGCGCCTGGACGGCATTCCCCTGGCCATCGAGCTGGTGGCGGCGCAGATCGAACACGTTGGCCTGCCCGGATTGCTGGTGCAGATGGAGGATAACTTCCGCCTGCTCACGCGCGGTCGGCGCAGCGCCCTGCCCCGTCATCAAACCCTGCGCGCCACGCTGGACTGGAGCTTCGAGCGGCTGACGGCCTGCGAGCAGATCTGCCTGCGGCGCCTGGCGGTGTTCCGGGGCGGGTTCAGCCTGGCCAGCGCGGCGGCGGTGATCGCCGGGGAGCAGGTCGCACCCACCGAGGTGCTGGGTTCGATCACGCAGTTGGTCGCCAAGTCCTTGCTCAATGTGGAGGCCGGTGATGACGAAATGGTCTATCGCCTGCTGGACATCACCCGCACCTATGCCCTGGAACAGCTCAGCGTCGCCAATGAGCTGGACGCCACCCGCGAGCGCCATGCCGGGCGCTGCCTGGCACTGATGGAGCAGGCGCGCGACGATTGGGAGCTGATTGCAACCCAAGCCTGGATCGACCGCTACGCCCCCCTGCGCGAAGACGTGCGTGCCGCCCTCGACTGGGGGCTGGCGGACGCGGGTGAACACCTGCTGGCGATCCGTCTGACAGTCAGTGCAATGCCGCTGTGGCAAGAGTTGTCGTTGCTCAGGGAGCACCGGTTGTATGTGGACAAGGCACTGGCGCTGATGGGCAAGGCCCGCTCGCCGTGCCCGCGGTTGACCATGCAACTGCAACTGGCGCTGGGCAGCCTGTCGTATCACGCCATGGGCGGTGCCCCGCAGACCATTGCCGCGTTTGCCAGTGCCCGGCGCCTGGCCGAGGAGCGCCAGGACGTAGCGGGACAACTGCGCGCGGTCTCGGGGCATATGGCGGTGAACCTGTGTGCGGGCCTGTATCGCCAGGCGCTGGCACAGAGCGTGCAGTTCGATCGACTCGACCCGCGCACCGACCCGCAACTGGACATCAGCGCCCAACGCCTGCGCGTTCTGGCCCAGCATTACAACGGCAACCAGGCCCTCGCCCGGCACAACGCCGAGCAGGTGATCCAGCGCATGGCGCACAGCGGCCACCTCAACCGGTTTGCCCACGGTATCGGTGTGCAATACGACCAGAGCGTGGCGTCACTGACGGTGTTGGCGCGGATCCTGTGGCTGCAAGGTTTGCCCGAGCAAGCCTGGCGCACCGCCAGCCAGGCGTTGACGCTGGCGCAGCAAATCAATCATGGCACCTCCATCTGCTACACCCTGGCCCTGGCGACCGTGGTCATCGCCCGCTACAACGGGGACGTACACACCGCCCAATCCTTGCAGGCATTGCTGCTGGAGCATGCCCACAAGCATTCGGTGCAGTTGTTCCAGACCTGGTCGGGGCACTACGCCGGCACCCTCGGTCACAAGGACCTGCAAGGCCTGGGGCTGGTCCAGGACATCCTGGTCACCCTGGGTTCCCACGCAGTGGACGACCCGTGCGTCGAACGCGCCCGCACGGGCGAAGCGGGCTGGTGCGCCCCGGAGATCTTGCGGGTCCGCGCCGACAGCATGACCGACGCCCGCGCAGCAGAGACATTGCTGTTGGAGGCCCTGGGCCTGGCCCACCAGCAAGGCGCGCTGGCCTGGGAGCTGCGTTGCGCAACGTCATTGGCGCGACGGTGGCAGGCCCAAGGTCGTGTGCAGGCCGCCAGCGATCTGCTGAACTCGATCTACGGGCGTTTCACCGAGGGCTTTGCCACCCCGGATCTAGTGCGCGTACGCCGCCTGCTCGACGAGTTGCAAGACAAACGGCCGGCCTGA
- a CDS encoding winged helix-turn-helix domain-containing protein, producing MEKDAQMPKAGCFSAMTQMNNSQAIDADGTVRFGDYVFHRQQRLVSKAGWPVPLGGRALDILAVLLEAPGQFFSKATLIERVWPHSVVEENNLRVHIAALRRALDGQRYILNDPQRGYCFAAKVQGGLLATLPRHNLVARLSAVMGCEALLGVLVRRLSGQNLMTLTGCAGVGKSTLALALAEHVLPRYRDGVWWVDLATVQAPVTLLRHLAAVLHLEPSASAVELGRQLASRQLLLVLDGADLLLGACRHLVRVLRETAPLVSVLVTSREALHVPGEWVQRVPRLAVPAPAALGSVEQAMSYPAVQLFVARVRAGQQGFVLRPQDLAPLRDICRRLDGIPLALELAAAQVEALGVRGLQEQLSKGLQVLTRGRRTAVERHQSLAAALDWTFQRLSLPERWLFLQLGLFKMAVTLPTLSELVAGTELEHADLSYLLGRLVDASLLTLEPGPGHARYRLLNCVRSYALAHLRDPVQVARLQQGYGHYLGPYSGRPFVLQLVEQAAYAH from the coding sequence ATGGAAAAGGATGCGCAGATGCCCAAGGCCGGGTGTTTCAGCGCTATGACACAGATGAACAATTCCCAGGCGATTGACGCGGATGGCACGGTTCGCTTCGGCGATTATGTCTTTCACCGGCAACAACGGTTGGTCAGCAAGGCTGGCTGGCCGGTGCCGTTGGGCGGACGCGCGCTGGATATCCTCGCGGTACTGCTCGAAGCGCCTGGGCAATTTTTCAGCAAGGCGACACTGATCGAGCGGGTCTGGCCGCACAGCGTGGTGGAAGAGAACAACCTGCGCGTGCACATCGCGGCTTTGCGCCGCGCCCTTGACGGACAGCGCTATATCCTCAACGACCCCCAGCGGGGCTATTGTTTCGCAGCCAAGGTGCAGGGTGGCCTGCTAGCCACACTGCCCCGGCACAACCTGGTGGCACGACTCAGCGCGGTGATGGGCTGCGAGGCATTGTTGGGTGTGCTGGTGCGACGCCTGTCGGGGCAAAACCTGATGACCCTTACCGGCTGCGCCGGCGTTGGCAAAAGCACCCTCGCCCTGGCGTTGGCCGAACATGTGTTGCCGCGCTACCGCGACGGCGTGTGGTGGGTCGACCTGGCCACCGTCCAAGCGCCGGTGACCCTGCTGCGCCACCTGGCCGCGGTGCTGCACCTTGAGCCCAGTGCCAGTGCTGTCGAACTGGGCCGCCAATTGGCTTCGCGCCAGCTCCTACTGGTGCTTGATGGCGCCGACCTGCTGCTCGGCGCCTGCCGGCACCTGGTGCGCGTACTACGGGAAACAGCCCCTCTGGTCAGCGTGCTGGTCACCAGCCGAGAAGCCCTGCACGTTCCCGGCGAATGGGTGCAACGCGTGCCTCGGTTGGCGGTGCCTGCACCAGCGGCGCTGGGCAGCGTCGAACAGGCGATGAGTTACCCGGCGGTGCAACTGTTCGTGGCACGCGTTCGTGCCGGTCAGCAGGGGTTTGTGTTGCGGCCCCAGGACCTGGCGCCACTGCGCGATATCTGCCGGCGCCTCGATGGCATCCCCTTGGCCTTGGAACTGGCCGCCGCCCAAGTCGAGGCCCTTGGCGTGCGCGGCTTGCAGGAGCAGTTGAGCAAGGGCCTGCAAGTGCTGACCCGGGGCCGGCGCACGGCGGTGGAACGTCATCAGTCCCTGGCGGCGGCGCTGGACTGGACCTTCCAGCGTCTGAGCCTGCCGGAGCGCTGGCTGTTCCTGCAATTGGGGTTGTTCAAGATGGCGGTGACGCTGCCAACCCTGAGTGAACTGGTGGCCGGCACCGAGCTGGAACACGCCGACCTGTCCTACCTGCTGGGGCGGCTGGTGGACGCGTCACTGCTGACCCTTGAACCCGGCCCCGGCCATGCGCGCTACCGCTTGCTCAATTGCGTGCGCAGCTATGCACTGGCGCACTTGCGCGACCCGGTGCAGGTGGCGCGTTTGCAGCAGGGGTATGGGCATTACCTGGGACCGTATTCAGGCCGGCCGTTTGTCTTGCAACTCGTCGAGCAGGCGGCGTACGCGCACTAG
- a CDS encoding GlxA family transcriptional regulator produces the protein MKTVAMALFPDFLLLDMAGPLEVFSIANRYLPVAQHYQILTIGTEPGPLRASNGVVVQADLLLDQAQDSYDLLLVPGGPGAYNECHPTLLSWLQVATPRARRFGSICTGAFVLGHAGLLDGHRVTTHWHYTERLIKAFPQARVETDRIYLQDGRLITSGGVTAGIDLALSVVAQDHGKQVAVEVAKVLLVVMKRQGGQAQFSPMTAAVAPQETAITRVQNHVLEHLDQPFTIESMAAMAGMSARHFARLFAKDVQMTPMAFLQGARIDRARQLLETTDLPLKTVAFHAGFGSVRHMRFLFSEKLGLNPTQYRQQFS, from the coding sequence ATGAAAACCGTGGCCATGGCGCTGTTTCCGGACTTCCTGCTGCTCGACATGGCCGGGCCGCTCGAAGTGTTCTCCATCGCCAATCGCTACCTGCCGGTGGCGCAGCACTACCAGATCCTCACCATCGGTACCGAGCCCGGGCCGTTGCGCGCCTCCAATGGCGTGGTGGTGCAGGCCGACCTGTTGCTGGACCAGGCTCAGGACAGCTACGACTTGCTGCTGGTACCCGGTGGTCCCGGTGCCTATAACGAATGCCACCCTACCTTGTTGTCCTGGCTCCAGGTGGCCACCCCAAGGGCGCGGCGCTTTGGTTCTATCTGCACCGGGGCCTTTGTACTGGGGCATGCCGGCCTGCTGGACGGTCATCGCGTGACCACCCACTGGCACTACACCGAACGGCTGATCAAGGCATTCCCCCAGGCGAGGGTCGAAACTGATCGTATCTATCTGCAGGACGGGCGGCTGATCACTTCGGGTGGGGTCACCGCGGGTATCGACCTGGCGCTGTCGGTGGTGGCTCAGGACCATGGCAAGCAGGTTGCGGTGGAAGTGGCCAAGGTGCTGCTGGTGGTGATGAAACGCCAGGGTGGGCAGGCCCAGTTCAGCCCGATGACGGCGGCGGTAGCGCCCCAGGAAACCGCGATTACTCGCGTGCAGAACCATGTGCTGGAGCATCTGGACCAACCTTTCACCATCGAGTCCATGGCCGCGATGGCCGGCATGAGCGCGCGCCACTTTGCGCGGCTGTTCGCCAAGGACGTGCAGATGACCCCCATGGCCTTCCTGCAAGGCGCGCGCATCGACCGTGCCCGGCAGTTGCTGGAGACCACCGACCTGCCGCTCAAGACCGTGGCTTTCCATGCAGGTTTCGGCAGCGTGCGGCATATGCGCTTTCTGTTCAGCGAGAAACTGGGTCTCAACCCGACCCAATACCGACAGCAGTTCAGTTAA
- a CDS encoding pirin family protein → MLTLRKASERGAANHGWLKSFHTFSFANYWNPNEQGFSDLLVINDDRVAAGKGFGQHPHRDMEIFSYVLEGALEHKDTLGTGSVIRPGDVQLMSAGSGVAHSEFNHSQTRGVHFLQIWIVPAVAGAEPRYQQEHFSDAQKRGRLQLIISPDGNDGSLSVRQDARVYAGLFDGDEAATLDLQPERHVYIHVARGSVEVNGQRLQEGDGARVREERQIRLSHGDDAEVLVFDLRPQELPQMP, encoded by the coding sequence ATGCTGACCCTTCGCAAAGCTTCCGAACGCGGCGCCGCCAATCACGGTTGGTTGAAGTCGTTCCACACCTTCTCGTTCGCCAACTACTGGAACCCGAATGAACAGGGTTTTTCCGACCTGCTGGTGATCAACGATGACCGCGTGGCGGCCGGCAAAGGCTTCGGCCAGCACCCGCACCGCGACATGGAGATCTTCTCCTATGTGCTGGAAGGCGCCCTGGAACACAAGGACACCCTGGGCACCGGTTCGGTGATCCGCCCTGGCGATGTGCAACTGATGAGCGCCGGCAGCGGCGTGGCCCACAGCGAGTTCAACCACAGCCAGACCCGTGGCGTGCACTTCCTGCAGATCTGGATCGTGCCCGCCGTGGCGGGTGCCGAGCCACGTTATCAGCAGGAGCACTTCAGCGACGCGCAGAAACGTGGGCGCTTGCAGTTGATCATTTCGCCAGACGGCAACGACGGCTCCCTCAGCGTGCGCCAGGACGCACGGGTGTATGCCGGGCTCTTCGACGGTGACGAGGCCGCGACCCTGGACCTGCAACCGGAGCGCCATGTGTACATCCATGTGGCCCGGGGCAGTGTTGAAGTCAATGGCCAGCGCTTGCAGGAAGGCGACGGCGCCCGGGTCCGTGAGGAGCGGCAGATCCGCTTGAGCCACGGCGACGACGCCGAGGTGCTGGTGTTCGACCTGCGCCCGCAGGAACTGCCGCAGATGCCATGA
- a CDS encoding GlxA family transcriptional regulator: protein MHITLLLADRCSAASATMALEMLSAANLFADSPPFDVAVASLDGQAVDTWGGQRLQVDCSIAQIARTDLVLVPGFLFTLKEALPTFPAYAAWLRDQHASGAVLASMCTAAFLLAESGVLLGLRATTHWALAELFRRRYADVNLDDTQILCEENRVITSGGASAAMDLMLHLIRRFGSPELAHTCGKYLLIDNVRSEQSVYAMWSLPKSHGDSEILRVQYWLEQHFAEPLVIDDVARRFGFGVRNFKRRFKEATGYTPIAYLQTLRLERAKQMLESTRMTLESITYAVGYEDSNSFRRLFQQRVGLLPAAYRKKFLVRPA, encoded by the coding sequence ATGCACATCACTTTGCTCCTGGCCGATCGCTGCTCCGCCGCCAGTGCCACCATGGCCCTGGAGATGCTCAGCGCCGCCAACCTGTTTGCCGACAGCCCGCCCTTCGACGTAGCGGTTGCCTCCCTGGATGGCCAGGCCGTGGATACCTGGGGCGGCCAGCGTTTGCAGGTGGACTGCTCGATAGCGCAGATCGCGCGTACCGACCTGGTACTGGTTCCAGGGTTTCTGTTCACCTTGAAGGAAGCGCTGCCGACGTTTCCGGCCTATGCCGCCTGGTTGCGCGACCAACACGCAAGCGGTGCGGTATTGGCGTCGATGTGCACGGCGGCCTTTCTGTTGGCTGAGTCGGGTGTGTTGCTGGGCCTGCGCGCCACGACCCACTGGGCGCTGGCGGAGCTGTTTCGTCGACGCTACGCGGACGTGAACCTGGATGACACGCAGATCCTCTGCGAAGAGAACCGCGTGATCACCAGCGGCGGCGCCAGTGCAGCGATGGACTTGATGCTGCACTTGATCCGCCGTTTCGGCTCGCCGGAGCTGGCCCACACCTGCGGTAAATACTTGCTGATCGATAATGTGCGCAGCGAGCAATCGGTGTATGCCATGTGGTCGCTGCCCAAAAGCCATGGTGACAGCGAGATCTTGCGCGTGCAGTACTGGCTGGAGCAGCATTTTGCTGAGCCGTTGGTCATCGACGACGTGGCTCGACGCTTCGGTTTTGGCGTGCGCAATTTCAAGCGGCGTTTCAAGGAGGCCACTGGTTACACACCGATTGCCTACCTGCAGACCCTGCGCCTGGAGCGGGCCAAGCAAATGCTGGAGTCGACCCGCATGACCCTGGAAAGCATCACCTACGCGGTCGGCTATGAAGACAGCAACTCGTTTCGCCGGCTGTTCCAGCAACGGGTGGGCCTGTTGCCGGCGGCGTATCGCAAGAAATTCCTCGTCCGTCCGGCCTGA